From the genome of Primulina eburnea isolate SZY01 chromosome 12, ASM2296580v1, whole genome shotgun sequence, one region includes:
- the LOC140808426 gene encoding UDP-glycosyltransferase 76B1-like, which translates to MEDNPSKPISQHTKAQRVILFPLPFQGHMNPMLQLANILHSRSFTISILYHQYNSPDPSKYPHFSFHLIPGGLSEDQADKDDPLHLVRLLNTDCIRPTRDCLGKLLSTHDDTACIIMDAMMYSSQAVAEDLGIPRITLRTSSVCSFLAMATLPVLRDKGYFSMIDYRREDPVLELPPLKVKDIQAIRIENLNDTLKIVSNMLEGTKTASGLIFNTFQDLEEPNLANLYEQIRTPTFLLGPFHRFFSAASSSLLAQDRSCISWLDTQKPNSVLYVSFGSLAAMDENNVREVAWGLSNSMQPFLLVVRPGLVQGSEWLEFLPNEFLEVTGKRGCIVKWAPQQEVLSHPAVGGFWTHSGWNSVLESICEGVPMICSSFLGDQMVNSRYINDVWRLGIKLECGFERDEIESAIRKIMLDREGQDIREKLVCLKKKMDLSSKTDGFFGPIAKRFI; encoded by the exons ATGGAGGATAATCCCAGCAAACCCATCTCACAGCACACAAAGGCACAAAGAGTGATCCTCTTCCCGCTACCATTTCAAGGCCACATGAACCCGATGCTTCAGCTGGCCAACATTCTCCACTCAAGAAGCTTCACAATCTCCATCCTATACCATCAATACAACTCCCCGGATCCATCCAAGTACCCTCACTTCTCGTTTCACCTTATCCCCGGTGGATTATCGGAGGATCAGGCGGACAAAGATGACCCTCTGCATCTCGTCCGTCTCCTAAACACCGACTGTATCAGGCCCACTCGCGATTGCTTGGGGAAGCTATTGTCGACCCATGATGATACTGCATGTATAATTATGGATGCTATGATGTATTCCTCGCAAGCTGTTGCGGAGGATCTTGGCATACCCAGGATTACGCTCAGGACTAGCAGTGTTTGCTCCTTCTTAGCCATGGCAACTCTTCCTGTTCTTCGAGACAAGGGGTACTTTAGTATGATAG ATTACAGAAGGGAGGATCCAGTTCTTGAGCTACCACCACTTAAAGTGAAAGACATCCAAGCAATTAGAATCGAGAACCTGAATGATACGCTGAAGATCGTAAGTAATATGTTAGAAGGAACAAAGACAGCATCGGGCCTCATTTTCAACACCTTCCAAGATCTTGAAGAGCCAAATCTCGCCAATCTTTATGAGCAAATTCGCACACCGACGTTTTTACTTGGACCGTTTCACAGATTCTTTTCAGCAGCCTCAAGCAGTTTGTTGGCACAAGATAGAAGCTGTATTTCCTGGCTGGATACCCAAAAACCAAATTCTGTTCTTTATGTTAGCTTCGGGAGTCTTGCAGCAATGGATGAAAATAATGTAAGAGAAGTGGCTTGGGGTCTATCCAATAGTATGCAGCCATTCTTGTTGGTGGTCAGGCCTGGACTAGTTCAAGGCTCGGAGTGGCTCGAATTCTTGCCAAATGAATTCTTGGAGGTCACTGGTAAAAGGGGATGTATTGTTAAATGGGCACCTCAGCAAGAAGTGCTATCCCATCCTGCCGTCGGTGGATTTTGGACTCACAGCGGATGGAACTCTGTTCTTGAGAGCATTTGTGAAGGTGTTCCAATGATTTGCTCGTCTTTCCTAGGAGATCAGATGGTGAATTCCCGATACATTAACGACGTCTGGAGACTTGGGATCAAATTGGAATGCGGGTTCGAAAGAGATGAGATTGAATCAGCTATCAGAAAAATAATGCTCGACAGAGAAGGCCAAGATATAAGAGAAAAACTCGTGTGTTTAAAGAAGAAAATGGATCTTTCCTCCAAAACAGACGGTTTTTTCGGGCCAATCGCTAAACGCTTTATATGA
- the LOC140807706 gene encoding UDP-glycosyltransferase 76F1-like: protein MMYCSKDVVENLGIPRIVFRTSSICSFLAFATLPLLQEKGYYSNNNLDSGREDPVPELPPLRVKDIPSVQRPDPNHALKIIRNMVEGTKMASGLIFNTFQDLEEPNLANLHDHFRMPTFLIGPLNKFFSAASSSLLTQDRGSISWLDTQKPHSVLYVSFGSLAAMDENSVREVAWGLANSKQPFLWVVRPGSVQGSEWLEWLPNEFMEVTSQRGYIVKWAPQQEVLSHPAVGGFWTHGGWNSVLESICEGVPMICSSFFGDQTVNSRYVNDAWKLGIKLENELKREEIESAIRKIMLDREGQEIRERLLCLKEKIDVSLKTDGFSSQYLNALSDLISSFRSADL from the exons ATGATGTATTGCTCGAAAGATGTGGTGGAGAATCTTGGGATACCAAGGATCGTGTTCAGGACCAGTAGTATTTGTTCCTTTTTAGCCTTTGCCACCCTTCCTCTTCTTCAGGAAAAAGGATACTACTCTAATAACAATCTTG ATTCCGGAAGGGAGGATCCAGTTCCTGAGCTACCACCACTTAGAGTAAAAGACATCCCATCAGTTCAAAGACCGGACCCGAATCATGCATTGAAGATCATACGCAATATGGTAGAAGGAACAAAGATGGCATCAGGCCTCATTTTCAACACCTTCCAAGATCTTGAAGAGCCAAATCTCGCCAATCTCCATGACCATTTTCGCATGCCCACGTTTTTAATAGGCCCGTTGAACAAATTCTTTTCAGCAGCGTCGAGCAGTTTGTTGACACAGGACAGAGGCTCCATTTCCTGGCTGGATACCCAAAAACCACATTCTGTTCTTTATGTTAGCTTCGGGAGTCTTGCAGCAATGGATGAAAACAGTGTAAGAGAAGTGGCTTGGGGTCTGGCAAATAGCAAGCAGCCATTCTTGTGGGTGGTCAGGCCTGGATCAGTCCAAGGTTCGGAATGGCTCGAATGGTTGCCTAATGAATTCATGGAGGTTACTAGTCAAAGAGGATACATTGTTAAATGGGCACCTCAGCAAGAAGTGCTATCTCATCCTGCCGTTGGTGGATTTTGGACTCACGGCGGATGGAACTCTGTTCTTGAGAGTATATGTGAAGGTGTTCCGATGATTTGCTCGTCCTTTTTCGGAGATCAGACAGTGAATTCTCGATACGTAAATGACGCCTGGAAACTTGGGATCAAATTGGAAAATGAGTTGAAAAGAGAGGAGATAGAATCAGCAATCCGAAAAATAATGCTTGACAGAGAAGGCCAGGAAATAAGGGAAAGACTCTTGTGTTTGAAGGAGAAAATAGATGTTTCCTTGAAAACAGATGGTTTTTCAAGCCAATATCTAAAtgctttatctgatttgatctCTTCGTTTAGATCTGCTGATCTTTAG
- the LOC140807722 gene encoding UDP-glycosyltransferase 76B1-like, whose translation MADNPSKSISQNTNTHRVILFPLPFQGHMNPMIQLANILHSRGFTISILHHQYNSPDPSKYPHFSFHLIPGGLSEDQLDKDEPLSAILLINTDCIKPTRDCLGKLLSTHDDTACIIMDANMFSSQAVVEGLGIPRLVLRTSSVCSFLAFAILPVLRENGFYSGDLDSRGEDPVLELPPLRVKDVQAIHVQSLDFTLKIISNILEGAKTASGLIFNTIKDLEEPYLADFHEPFRVPTFLIGPFHKFFSAASSSFLTQDRSSVSWLDTQKPGSVLYVSFGSAATIDGESLREMTRGLASSMQPFLWVVRPGLVQGSEWLESLPNEFMEVVSQRGYIVKWAPQQEVLSHPAVGGFWTHSGWNSILESVCEGVPMICSSFFGDQKVNSRYVTDAWKLGIKLEHGFEREEIESAIRKIMLDKEGQEIRERALCLKEKIDVSLKTDGSSSQSLNALSDLISSFKSSGA comes from the exons ATGGCGGATAATCCCAGCAAATCCATCTCACAAAACACAAATACACATAGAGTAATCCTCTTCCCGCTACCATTTCAAGGCCACATGAATCCGATGATTCAGCTCGCCAACATACTCCACTCCAGAGGCTTCACAATCTCCATCCTACACCATCAATACAACTCCCCGGATCCATCCAAGTACCCTCACTTCTCGTTTCACCTTATCCCCGGCGGATTATCGGAGGATCAATTGGACAAAGATGAGCCTCTGAGTGCCATCCTTCTCATCAACACCGACTGTATCAAGCCCACTCGCGATTGCTTGGGGAAGCTATTGTCAACCCATGATGATACTGCTTGTATAATTATGGATGCTAATATGTTTTCCTCGCAAGCTGTTGTGGAGGGTCTTGGGATACCAAGGCTTGTGCTCAGGACTAGTAGTGTTTGTTCGTTTCTAGCCTTTGCCATTCTTCCTGTTCTTCGAGAAAATGGGTTCTACTCTGGTGATCTGG ATTCTAGAGGGGAGGATCCAGTTCTTGAGCTACCACCACTTAGAGTAAAAGACGTACAAGCAATTCACGTCCAGAGCCTGGATTTTACGCTGAAGATCATATCTAATATATTGGAAGGAGCAAAGACAGCATCAGGCCTCATTTTCAATACGATCAAAGATCTTGAAGAGCCATATCTCGCCGATTTTCATGAGCCTTTTCGTGTTCCTACGTTTTTAATCGGGCCGTTTCACAAATTCTTTTCGGCAGCCTCGAGCAGTTTCTTGACACAAGATAGAAGCTCTGTTTCCTGGCTGGATACCCAAAAACCGGGTTCTGTTCTCTATGTTAGCTTTGGGAGTGCTGCAACCATCGACGGAGAGAGTCTAAGAGAAATGACTCGGGGTCTAGCCAGTAGTATGCAGCCATTCTTGTGGGTGGTCAGGCCTGGATTAGTCCAAGGCTCGGAATGGCTCGAATCGTTGCCGAATGAATTCATGGAGGTTGTTAGTCAAAGAGGATATATTGTCAAATGGGCACCTCAGCAAGAAGTGTTGTCTCATCCCGCCGTTGGTGGATTTTGGACTCACAGCGGATGGAACTCCATTCTCGAGAGTGTTTGTGAAGGTGTTCCCATGATATGCTCGTCTTTTTTCGGAGACCAGAAAGTGAATTCCCGATACGTAACTGATGCCTGGAAACTTGGGATCAAATTGGAACATGGGTTCGAAAGAGAGGAGATTGAATCAGCAATCAGAAAAATAATGCTTGATAAAGAAGGCCAAGAAATAAGAGAAAGAGCTCTGTGTTTGAAGGAGAAAATAGATGTTTCCTTAAAAACAGACGGTTCTTCAAGCCAATCTCTGAATGCTTTATCTGATCTCATCTCTTCGTTTAAATCTTCTGGTGCTTAA
- the LOC140807705 gene encoding UDP-glycosyltransferase 76B1-like isoform X2 has product MENPSKACRIILFPLPFQGHINPMIQLADILHSKGFKISIIHTQFNSPDPSKYPHFMFHLIPDGVPEDQASKHDILRVLHILNTDCVPLFSECLGKLLSAHDDIACIITDAMIYSSQAVAEDLGIPRIALRTSSVCSFLTFAALPVLREKGFYSDNLDSRWEEPVVELPPLKVKDVLGIHIRNLDDTLKIVNDMVEGTKKASGLIFNTFQDLEEPNIANLHEHFRLPTFLIGPFHKFFSAASSSLLTQDRSSIYWLDTQKTSSVLYVSFGSLAAMDEKDLIEVAWGLANSMQPFLWVVRPGLVQGSEWLESLPDEFLEVTGKRGYIVKWAPQQEVLSHPAVGGFWTHSGWNSILESICEGVPMICSSFFGDQTVNSRYINDVWRLGIKLECGFEREEIESAIRKIMLEGEGRQDIIERLVCLKEKIDGFSSTSVNSLSDFISTFKSSVV; this is encoded by the exons ATGGAGAATCCAAGCAAAGCATGCAGAATAATCCTCTTCCCGCTACCATTTCAAG GCCACATAAACCCGATGATTCAGCTGGCCGACATTCTCCACTCCAAAGGCTTCAAAATCTCCATCATACACACTCAGTTCAACTCCCCGGATCCATCCAAGTACCCTCACTTCATGTTTCATCTCATCCCCGACGGAGTACCGGAAGATCAAGCATCCAAACACGACATTCTGCGTGTCCTCCATATCCTCAACACCGACTGTGTCCCCCTCTTCAGTGAGTGCTTGGGGAAGTTATTATCCGCCCACGATGATATTGCGTGTATAATTACGGATGCTATGATATATTCCTCGCAAGCTGTTGCGGAGGATCTTGGCATACCAAGGATTGCGCTCCGGACTAGTAGTGTTTGTTCCTTTTTAACCTTTGCTGCTCTTCCTGTTCTTCGAGAAAAAGGGTTCTACTCTGATAATCTGG ATTCTAGATGGGAGGAGCCAGTTGTTGAACTACCACCACTTAAAGTAAAAGATGTACTAGGAATTCACATCCGGAACCTGGATGATACGCTAAAGATCGTAAATGATATGGTTGAAGGAACAAAGAAAGCATCAGGCCTCATTTTCAACACCTTCCAAGATCTCGAAGAGCCAAATATAGCCAATCTTCATGAGCATTTTCGGCTACCCACGTTTTTAATCGGTCCGTTTCACAAATTCTTTTCCGCGGCCTCAAGCAGTTTGTTGACGCAAGACAGGAGCTCCATTTATTGGCTGGATACCCAAAAGACGAGTTCTGTTCTTTACGTGAGCTTCGGGAGCCTCGCGGCAATGGATGAAAAGGATCTAATTGAAGTGGCTTGGGGTCTGGCCAATAGTATGCAGCCATTCTTGTGGGTGGTCAGGCCTGGATTAGTCCAAGGCTCGGAGTGGCTCGAATCGTTGCCGGATGAATTCTTGGAGGTTACTGGTAAAAGGGGATACATTGTCAAATGGGCACCTCAGCAAGAAGTGCTATCTCATCCTGCCGTTGGTGGATTTTGGACTCACAGCGGATGGAACTCCATTCTGGAGAGTATTTGTGAAGGTGTTCCGATGATTTGCTCGTCTTTCTTTGGAGATCAGACGGTGAATTCCCGATACATAAACGACGTCTGGAGACTTGGGATCAAATTGGAATGCGGGTTCGAAAGAGAGGAGATCGAATCAGCTATCAGAAAAATCATGCTTGAAGGAGAAGGCCGGCAAGATATCATAGAGAGACTTGTGTGTTTGAAGGAGAAAATCGATGGTTTTTCAAGCACGTCAGTGAATTCTTTATCTGATTTCATCTCCACATTTAAGTCTTCTGTTGTTTGA
- the LOC140807705 gene encoding UDP-glycosyltransferase 76B1-like isoform X1: MSMDNPSKATQHTKTCRIILFPLPFQGHINPMIQLADILHSKGFKISIIHTQFNSPDPSKYPHFMFHLIPDGVPEDQASKHDILRVLHILNTDCVPLFSECLGKLLSAHDDIACIITDAMIYSSQAVAEDLGIPRIALRTSSVCSFLTFAALPVLREKGFYSDNLDSRWEEPVVELPPLKVKDVLGIHIRNLDDTLKIVNDMVEGTKKASGLIFNTFQDLEEPNIANLHEHFRLPTFLIGPFHKFFSAASSSLLTQDRSSIYWLDTQKTSSVLYVSFGSLAAMDEKDLIEVAWGLANSMQPFLWVVRPGLVQGSEWLESLPDEFLEVTGKRGYIVKWAPQQEVLSHPAVGGFWTHSGWNSILESICEGVPMICSSFFGDQTVNSRYINDVWRLGIKLECGFEREEIESAIRKIMLEGEGRQDIIERLVCLKEKIDGFSSTSVNSLSDFISTFKSSVV, from the exons ATGTCCATGGATAATCCCAGCAAAGCCACTCAACACACAAAAACATGCAGAATAATCCTCTTCCCGCTACCATTTCAAGGCCACATAAACCCGATGATTCAGCTGGCCGACATTCTCCACTCCAAAGGCTTCAAAATCTCCATCATACACACTCAGTTCAACTCCCCGGATCCATCCAAGTACCCTCACTTCATGTTTCATCTCATCCCCGACGGAGTACCGGAAGATCAAGCATCCAAACACGACATTCTGCGTGTCCTCCATATCCTCAACACCGACTGTGTCCCCCTCTTCAGTGAGTGCTTGGGGAAGTTATTATCCGCCCACGATGATATTGCGTGTATAATTACGGATGCTATGATATATTCCTCGCAAGCTGTTGCGGAGGATCTTGGCATACCAAGGATTGCGCTCCGGACTAGTAGTGTTTGTTCCTTTTTAACCTTTGCTGCTCTTCCTGTTCTTCGAGAAAAAGGGTTCTACTCTGATAATCTGG ATTCTAGATGGGAGGAGCCAGTTGTTGAACTACCACCACTTAAAGTAAAAGATGTACTAGGAATTCACATCCGGAACCTGGATGATACGCTAAAGATCGTAAATGATATGGTTGAAGGAACAAAGAAAGCATCAGGCCTCATTTTCAACACCTTCCAAGATCTCGAAGAGCCAAATATAGCCAATCTTCATGAGCATTTTCGGCTACCCACGTTTTTAATCGGTCCGTTTCACAAATTCTTTTCCGCGGCCTCAAGCAGTTTGTTGACGCAAGACAGGAGCTCCATTTATTGGCTGGATACCCAAAAGACGAGTTCTGTTCTTTACGTGAGCTTCGGGAGCCTCGCGGCAATGGATGAAAAGGATCTAATTGAAGTGGCTTGGGGTCTGGCCAATAGTATGCAGCCATTCTTGTGGGTGGTCAGGCCTGGATTAGTCCAAGGCTCGGAGTGGCTCGAATCGTTGCCGGATGAATTCTTGGAGGTTACTGGTAAAAGGGGATACATTGTCAAATGGGCACCTCAGCAAGAAGTGCTATCTCATCCTGCCGTTGGTGGATTTTGGACTCACAGCGGATGGAACTCCATTCTGGAGAGTATTTGTGAAGGTGTTCCGATGATTTGCTCGTCTTTCTTTGGAGATCAGACGGTGAATTCCCGATACATAAACGACGTCTGGAGACTTGGGATCAAATTGGAATGCGGGTTCGAAAGAGAGGAGATCGAATCAGCTATCAGAAAAATCATGCTTGAAGGAGAAGGCCGGCAAGATATCATAGAGAGACTTGTGTGTTTGAAGGAGAAAATCGATGGTTTTTCAAGCACGTCAGTGAATTCTTTATCTGATTTCATCTCCACATTTAAGTCTTCTGTTGTTTGA
- the LOC140807132 gene encoding LOW QUALITY PROTEIN: pentatricopeptide repeat-containing protein At3g53360, mitochondrial-like (The sequence of the model RefSeq protein was modified relative to this genomic sequence to represent the inferred CDS: inserted 1 base in 1 codon; deleted 2 bases in 2 codons) — translation MLKRLQPIRQCTSIYTNLKNNVAIPYFKNEQSFNDHISSLCKEKLFKDALRGFDILEQNEDYIIYPSTYAHLISACASLRSLEYGKRIHDHILKFNLQPDVILENHILNMYGKCGSMKDARKVFDNMQDRNVVTWTALITGYSLNGPDIEAINLYMPMQQLGHMPDHFTFGSVLKACSSVNDADFAGQLHAQIVKSEFGSHVITQNALITMYAKFGQINVARDVFSRIKSKDLISWSSMIAGFSKFGCEWDALSYFKDMLISGTYHPNEFIFGSVFSACGFLGQPDYGRQVHGISIKYGFAGDSFTGCSLTNMYAKCGFLSSAKIAFDLIEVHDTVSWNAMIAGFANGGDANEAMLIFSEMRHLGLKPDDITVRSLLCAFTDTFALSQGXQVHSSIIKMGLDLEISVCNTLLTMYANCSSCDDSYKMFEEIRSNADLVSWNAIITMCMHHRQVEEVISLFKMMLLLYGKCDHITLANVIGACRKASFLEMGGQVHCYAVKSGIYFDNLVMNTLIDLYMKCGSVERGRKLFDCMENIDVVSWSSLIVGYAQFGYSEESLKLFKEMKKLGVKPNEVTLVGVLTACSHVGLVEEGLQLFKSMEKEHGVVPTREHYSCVVDLLARGGRIHDAEDLINKMPFKPDIVTWKTLLAACKTRNNLEVGKRVTENILKIDPSNSAAHVLLCSLYASSGDWEDFAISRSLMREKGVKKIPGQSWIEVKDRLHAFLANDGIHPEREKIYSILDELWSHILNDGYIPTWEYSLLLGYAR, via the exons ATGTTGAAAAGATTGCAGCCTATTCGGCAGTGTACCAGTATCTATACCAACCTTAAAAATAATGTTGCAATCCCTTACTTCAAAAATGAACAGTCATTCAATGATCACATTAGCTCCTTGTGCAAGGAAAAGCTTTTCAAAGATGCTCTTCGAGGCTTTGACATTCTAGAACAAAATGAAGATTACATCATATATCCAAGTACCTATGCACATTTGATCTCTGCATGCGCATCTCTAAGGTCCCTGGAATATGGAAAAAGAATTCATGACCACATCTTGAAGTTCAACTTGCAACCTGATGTAATTCTTGAGAACCATATTCTCAACATGTATGGAAAATGTGGGTCTATGAAGGATGCTAGGAAGGTCTTTGATAATATGCAGGACCGGAATGTCGTGACTTGGACAGCACTTATTACCGGATACTCACTGAATGGTCCAGATATTGAAGCCATAAATTTATATATGCCT ATGCAGCAGTTAGGTCATATGCCAGATCATTTCACATTCGGCAGTGTGCTTAAAGCATGTTCAAGTGTGAATGATGCTGATTTTGCAGGGCAGCTGCATGCGCAGATAGTTAAATCTGAATTTGGTTCCCACGTTATCACTCAAAATGCTCTCATCACAATGTATGCCAAGTTTGGTCAGATAAATGTTGCACGTGATGTCTTCTctcgtatcaaatcaaaggATTTGATTTCATGGAGTTCAATGATAGCCGGTTTTTCAAAATTCGGTTGTGAGTGGGACGCCCTTAGCTATTTTAAGGATATGCTTATTTCG GGTACTTACCATCCAAACGAATTTATTTTTGGCAGTGTTTTTAGTGCTTGTGGCTTTCTTGGACAACCTGACTATGGAAGACAGGTACATGGTATAAGCATAAAATATGGTTTTGCAGGAGATTCTTTCACAGGTTGTTCTTTGACAAATATGTATGCAAAATGTGGTTTCCTGAGTTCAGCAAAAATAGCATTCGATCTTATAGAAGTTCATGATACAGTGTCCTGGAATGCAATGATAGCGGGTTTTGCTAACGGCGGTGATGCGAATGAAGCTATGTTGATTTTTTCTGAGATGAGGCATTTGGGGTTGAAACCAGATGATATCACAGTTCGTTCTTTGTTATGTGCTTTCACAGATACATTTGCACTGTCTCAGG TACAGGTGCACTCCTCCATTATAAAGATGGGACTAGATCTCGAGATTTCAGTCTGCAACACGCTGCTTACAATGTATGCTAATTGCTCAAGTTGTGATGACTCGTATAAAATGTTTGAGGAGATTCGAAGCAATGCAGACCTTGTTTCTTGGAACGCTATTATTACAATGTGTATGCATCACAGACAGGTTGAAGAAGTTATATCACTGTTTAAAATGATGTTACTATTATATGGGAAGTGTGACCATATCACGTTAGCAAATGTAATAGGGGCTTGCAGAAAAGCTTCCTTTTTGGAGATGGGAGGTCAAGTTCACTGCTATGCCGTGAAGTCTGggatttattttgataatttggTTATGAATACATTGATTGATTTGTATATGAAGTGTGGATCTGTTGAAAGAGGTAGAAAGCTCTTTGATTGCATGGAAAATATTGATGTTGTATCCTGGAGTAGTTTGATTGTTGGGTACGCTCAATTTGGCTATAGTGAAGAATCTCTGAAACTTTTTAAGGAAATGAAGAAGCTAGGTGTAAAGCCAAATGAAGTGACGTTGGTAGGAGTTTTAACGGCTTGTAGTCATGTTGGACTGGTTGAAGAAGGGCTGCAATTGTTCAAATCTATGGAGAAGGAACATGGTGTAGTCCCTACAAGAGAGCATTATTCATGCGTAGTTGACTTGCTTGCTAGAGGTGGTCGCATCCATGATGCAGAAgatttgatcaataaaatgccATTTAAACCAGATATTGTAACATGGAAAACTCTACTCGCTGCCTGTAAAACTCGTAATAATCTTGAGGTTGGAAAACGGGTTACTGAGAATATATTGAAGATTGATCCTTCCAATTCTGCTGCTCATGTGTTACTCTGCAGCTTATATGCTTCCTCTGGTGATTGGGAAGACTTTGCCATATCTAGAAGTTTAATGAGAGAAAAGGGTGTGAAGAAAATTCCTGGTCAAAGCTGGATTGAAGTCAAGGACAGATTGCATGCTTTTTTAGCAAATGATGGAATTCATCCAGAGAGGGAAAAAATATATTCAATTTTAGATGAGTTGTGGTCACACATTCTCAATGATGGTTATATTCCAACATGGGAATATAGTTTGCTATTAGGATATGCCCGGTAA